GGCGTGGCGTTCCATCATTGATTTTTTCGCCATGAGTAATCTCCTACTTACCTGCCGCTCGGTAAGGCATACCGAAGGCTTGGAATAATTCGAACGCTTCTTTGTCCACTTCCGTGTTCGTTACGAAAGTGATATTGATTCCATAAATCGTATTGATTTTATCAAATTGGATTTCTGGGAAAATGATCTGTTCTCTGACAGAAAGGTTGTAATTCCCTCTCCCATCAAAACCCTTCGGGTTTACACCACGAAAGTCACGAACCCTTGGAAGGGCTACGTTGATGAAACGATCAAGGAACTCATACATATGATGACCACGAAGAGTCACTTTGCAACCGAGCACCATTCCTTCTCTCACTTTGAAACCAGCGATTGATTTCTTAGCGAAAGTTTTAACAGGTCTTTGTCCAGTGATCTGGCCAATTTCCACAAGGCATGCTTCCATTGCTTTAGGGTTGGTATGAGCTTCGCCCATCCCTACGTTGATTACGATTTTTTCTAATTTTGGAACACGCATCACACTTTGAAAGCCGAGTGACTTTTGGAGTGTAGGACGAATTTCCTTTTCGTATTTTGATTTAAGCCTAGGTACCATTTCTATACTTCTTTCCCTTCAGGTCGAGTCACTCGTATGGATTTACCATCCTTCTTGGCAAAGCCCAAGCGTACAGCCTTAATTTTCTTCTTTGGCTTCGCTTTGTTCTCTGCTTTTGCGTCGTGAAACATCACATTGGAGATATGGATTGGGAATTCGATCTCAATCGCGCCACCACCAGGGTTTTCTTGGGTTGGGCGAACGAATCTTTTTCTTTTGTTCACACCTTCGATGTAAACACGGTCTTTGCGTTTATCAACAGCAAGAACCTTCCCTTTTTTTCCCTTTTCTTTTCCAGAAATCACAAGAACTTCATCGTCCTTTTTGATTTTTGTTTTTTTGAAT
The sequence above is a segment of the Leptospira sp. WS39.C2 genome. Coding sequences within it:
- the rplE gene encoding 50S ribosomal protein L5, with the protein product MVPRLKSKYEKEIRPTLQKSLGFQSVMRVPKLEKIVINVGMGEAHTNPKAMEACLVEIGQITGQRPVKTFAKKSIAGFKVREGMVLGCKVTLRGHHMYEFLDRFINVALPRVRDFRGVNPKGFDGRGNYNLSVREQIIFPEIQFDKINTIYGINITFVTNTEVDKEAFELFQAFGMPYRAAGK
- the rplX gene encoding 50S ribosomal protein L24, with the protein product MATKLAYRGSEPTKFKKTKIKKDDEVLVISGKEKGKKGKVLAVDKRKDRVYIEGVNKRKRFVRPTQENPGGGAIEIEFPIHISNVMFHDAKAENKAKPKKKIKAVRLGFAKKDGKSIRVTRPEGKEV